One window of Dendropsophus ebraccatus isolate aDenEbr1 chromosome 13, aDenEbr1.pat, whole genome shotgun sequence genomic DNA carries:
- the LOC138771587 gene encoding uncharacterized protein: MRNLACWLIILLHLQMNLPVESCEDVRDVFAMFGDEVTLQLSVAKEKQIRQVLWINSRGTHFATSRPGGSVVIREDSYTGRLRASSDGSLIIGDLQMNDAGIIKATALLLEEQSCSQSYNLSVTGKCGETKVLSAGVGRSVTLQVEESNIENLFWESPAGVTYAKTKRGGYLQEYQNKGRLLASQDGSLTITHLTGDDQRVYRAILLPRDRVGCMQQYQVTFTASLKGGSGAVSVISGLLSVVTLGPIYAWILV, encoded by the exons atgagaaatcTCGCCTGCTGGCTGATAATACTTCTTCATCTTCAAATGA ATTTGCCTGTAGAGTCCTGTGAGGATGTAAGAGACGTGTTTGCCATGTTCGGGGATGAGGTGACTTTACAGCTGTCGGTGGCTAAGGAGAAGCAAATCAGACAAGTTCTGTGGATCAATTCCCGGGGGACTCACTTTGCCACGTCACGTCCTGGTGGATCTGTTGTGATCCGAGAAGATTCCTACACAGGGAGATTAAGGGCATCCAGTGATGGCTCCCTGATTATAGGAGATCTGCAAATGAATGACGCCGGAATCATCAAAGCCACAGCACTCTTATTGGAGGAGCAAAGCTGCTCACAGTCCTATAACCTCAGCGTCACAG GTAAGTGCGGTGAGACCAAGGTGCTGTCTGCTGGAGTTGGAAGAAGTGTCACTCTACAAGTGGAAGAAAGTAACATTGAAAACCTGTTTTGGGAAAGCCCAGCTGGCGTCACTTATGCCAAAACTAAGCGGGGCGGATATCTCCAAGAATACCAGAATAAGGGGAGGCTGCTGGCATCTCAGGATGGCTCCTTGACCATAACACATTTAACTGGAGACGACCAAAGAGTGTACAGAGCCATTCTTCTCCCACGTGATAGAGTCGGCTGCATGCAGCAGTATCAGGTCACCTTTACAG CGTCCTTGAAAGGGGGGTCAGGTGCCGTCAGTGTGATCTCTGGATTATTGTCAGTGGTCACATTGGGCCCCATTTATGCTTGGATCCTGGTGTAA